A single region of the Streptomyces virginiae genome encodes:
- a CDS encoding APC family permease has protein sequence MSKLTDVPKRILIGRALRSDRLGETLLPKRIALPVFASDPLSSVAYAPGEVLLVLSIAGVSAYHYSPWIALAVVVLMFTVVASYRQNVHAYPSGGGDYEVANTNLGPRAGLTVASALLVDYVLTVAVSISSGVENLGSAVHFVIEHKVLSATVMILLLTLMNLRGVKESGKLFAIPTYVFVAAVFVMIGWGAWKGIVLGETLTAPTADLEIKPEQQGLAGFAMVFLLLRAFSSGCAALTGVEAISNGVPAFRKPKSKNAASTLAYMGGLAVTMFCGIIGLAMASDVRMAENPAEDLLKGGVPVGPEYIQNPVISQVAEAVFGDGSFLFILLAAATALVLFLAANTAYNGFPLLGSILAQDRYLPRQLHTRGDRLAFSNGIVLLAGAAILLVWIYDADSTKLIQLYIVGVFVSFTLSQIGMVRHWNRHLKTEHDVAARRRMHRSRAINAFGAFFTGMVLVIVLATKFTHGAWVALLGMLIFYGTMSAIRKHYDRVSAEIAAAEGPSDDSVRPSRVHSIVLVSKVHKPTLRALAFAKLTRSDTLEALSISVDPAETKALREEWDRRGINVPLKILDSPYREITRPVVEYVKGLRSENPRDAVSVYIPEYVVGRWYEHLLHNQSALRLKGRLLFTPGVMVTSVPYQLESSELAKRRAKKRQDWNAPGAVRRGPVDTPRPPRPPKEPTAKG, from the coding sequence GTGTCCAAACTGACCGACGTGCCCAAACGGATCCTGATCGGCCGGGCGCTACGCAGCGACCGCCTCGGAGAAACACTCCTTCCCAAGCGGATCGCCCTTCCCGTCTTCGCCTCCGACCCGCTGTCGTCCGTGGCATATGCCCCTGGCGAGGTCCTGCTGGTCCTGTCGATCGCGGGCGTGTCGGCGTACCACTACAGCCCCTGGATCGCGCTCGCGGTCGTCGTGCTGATGTTCACCGTCGTGGCGTCCTACCGCCAGAACGTGCACGCCTACCCGAGCGGTGGCGGCGACTACGAGGTGGCCAACACGAACCTCGGCCCCAGAGCCGGCCTCACCGTGGCGAGCGCCCTGCTCGTCGACTACGTCCTGACCGTCGCCGTATCGATCTCCTCCGGGGTCGAGAATCTCGGCTCCGCGGTGCATTTCGTCATCGAGCACAAGGTGCTCTCGGCGACCGTCATGATCCTTCTCCTCACGCTGATGAACCTGCGCGGTGTGAAGGAATCCGGCAAGCTCTTCGCGATCCCGACCTATGTCTTCGTCGCCGCCGTATTCGTCATGATCGGCTGGGGTGCCTGGAAGGGCATCGTCCTCGGCGAGACCCTGACAGCGCCGACCGCCGACCTCGAGATCAAACCCGAGCAACAGGGGCTGGCCGGCTTCGCGATGGTCTTCCTGCTGCTGAGGGCCTTCTCCTCCGGCTGTGCGGCCCTCACCGGTGTCGAGGCCATCAGCAACGGCGTACCCGCCTTCCGCAAGCCGAAGAGCAAGAACGCCGCGTCCACCCTCGCCTACATGGGCGGCCTGGCGGTCACCATGTTCTGCGGAATCATCGGCCTGGCCATGGCCAGCGACGTGCGGATGGCCGAGAACCCCGCCGAGGACCTGCTCAAGGGCGGCGTCCCGGTCGGCCCCGAGTACATCCAGAACCCGGTGATCTCGCAGGTGGCCGAGGCCGTCTTCGGAGACGGCAGCTTCCTCTTCATCCTGCTGGCCGCGGCCACCGCGCTGGTGCTCTTCCTGGCCGCGAACACCGCCTACAACGGCTTCCCGCTGCTCGGTTCGATCCTCGCGCAGGACCGCTACCTGCCGCGCCAGCTGCACACCCGGGGCGACCGGCTCGCCTTCTCCAACGGCATCGTGCTCCTCGCCGGCGCGGCCATCCTGCTCGTCTGGATCTACGACGCGGACTCGACCAAGCTGATCCAGCTCTACATCGTCGGCGTGTTCGTCTCCTTCACCCTGAGCCAGATCGGCATGGTCCGGCACTGGAACCGGCACCTGAAGACGGAGCACGACGTCGCCGCCCGCCGCCGGATGCACCGCAGCCGGGCCATCAACGCCTTCGGCGCCTTCTTCACCGGCATGGTGCTGGTCATCGTCCTCGCCACCAAGTTCACCCACGGCGCGTGGGTGGCCCTGCTCGGCATGCTGATCTTCTACGGCACGATGAGCGCGATCCGCAAGCACTACGACCGCGTCTCCGCGGAGATCGCCGCCGCCGAGGGCCCCAGCGACGACAGCGTGCGCCCCTCCCGGGTCCACTCGATCGTCCTGGTCTCCAAGGTCCACAAGCCCACGCTGCGCGCCCTGGCGTTCGCCAAGCTGACCCGCTCGGACACCCTGGAAGCGCTCAGCATCAGCGTCGACCCGGCCGAGACCAAGGCCCTGCGCGAGGAATGGGACCGGCGCGGGATCAACGTCCCGCTCAAGATCCTCGACTCCCCGTACCGCGAGATCACCCGCCCGGTGGTCGAGTACGTCAAGGGCCTGCGCAGCGAGAACCCGCGCGACGCGGTCAGCGTCTACATCCCCGAGTACGTCGTCGGCCGCTGGTACGAACATCTCCTGCACAACCAGAGCGCGCTGCGCCTCAAGGGCCGGCTGCTCTTCACCCCCGGTGTGATGGTCACCTCGGTGCCCTACCAACTGGAGTCCTCCGAGCTCGCCAAGCGGCGGGCGAAGAAGCGCCAGGACTGGAACGCCCCGGGCGCGGTGCGTCGTGGGCCGGTGGACACGCCGCGGCCCCCGCGGCCGCCGAAGGAGCCCACCGCGAAGGGCTGA
- a CDS encoding class I SAM-dependent RNA methyltransferase produces MTSVEQNEKQSLVGEEYEVEVGPVAHGGHCIARTEDGRVLFVRHTLPGEKVVAKVTEGDVDSRYLRADAITVLDASKDRTPAPCPYAGPGKCGGCDWQHAKPGAQRRLKGEVVAEQLKRLAGLTPEEAGWDGTVMPAEGDKLPAGQVPQWRTRVQFAIDEDGNAGLRKHRSHDIELIDHCMIAAPGVSELGIEQQDWPQMATVEAIAATGSQDRQVVLTPRPGGRLPLVELDKPVSVLRVEEKDGGVHRVHGRPFVRERADGRTYRVGMGGFWQVHPQAADTLIKAVMQGLMPRKGEMALDLYCGVGIFAGALAERLGETGAVLGIESTKRAVEDARHNLADFPRVRIEQGKVEQILPKTGITECDLVVLDPPRAGAGKQTVRHVTGLSARRIAYVACDPAALARDLGYFKENGYKVRTLRVFDLFPMTHHVECVAILEPVTKGA; encoded by the coding sequence ATGACGAGCGTCGAGCAGAACGAGAAGCAGTCACTGGTCGGGGAGGAGTACGAGGTCGAGGTCGGCCCCGTCGCGCACGGCGGACACTGCATCGCCCGGACCGAGGACGGCCGCGTCCTCTTCGTCCGCCACACCCTGCCCGGCGAGAAGGTCGTCGCCAAGGTCACCGAGGGCGACGTCGACTCCCGCTACCTGCGCGCCGACGCGATCACCGTGCTCGACGCCTCCAAGGACCGGACCCCGGCCCCCTGCCCGTACGCCGGCCCCGGCAAGTGCGGCGGCTGCGACTGGCAGCACGCCAAGCCCGGCGCCCAGCGCCGGCTCAAGGGCGAGGTCGTCGCCGAGCAGCTGAAGCGGCTCGCCGGCCTCACCCCGGAGGAAGCCGGCTGGGACGGCACCGTGATGCCCGCCGAGGGCGACAAGCTGCCGGCCGGACAGGTGCCGCAGTGGCGCACCCGCGTGCAGTTCGCCATCGACGAGGACGGCAACGCGGGCCTGCGCAAGCACCGCTCGCACGACATCGAGCTGATCGACCACTGCATGATCGCCGCCCCGGGCGTCTCGGAGCTCGGCATCGAGCAGCAGGACTGGCCGCAGATGGCCACGGTCGAGGCGATCGCGGCGACCGGCTCCCAGGACCGCCAGGTCGTCCTGACCCCGCGCCCCGGCGGCCGCCTCCCCCTGGTGGAGCTGGACAAGCCGGTCTCCGTCCTGCGCGTGGAGGAGAAGGACGGCGGGGTCCACCGGGTCCACGGCCGCCCCTTCGTACGGGAGCGCGCGGACGGCCGCACGTACCGCGTGGGCATGGGCGGCTTCTGGCAGGTCCACCCGCAGGCCGCCGACACCCTGATCAAGGCCGTCATGCAGGGCCTGATGCCGCGCAAGGGCGAGATGGCCCTCGACCTCTACTGCGGCGTCGGCATCTTCGCGGGCGCCCTCGCGGAACGCCTCGGCGAGACGGGCGCGGTGCTCGGCATCGAGTCGACGAAGCGCGCGGTGGAGGACGCCCGCCACAACCTGGCGGACTTCCCGCGGGTCCGCATCGAGCAGGGCAAGGTCGAGCAGATCCTCCCGAAGACCGGCATCACGGAATGCGACCTGGTCGTCCTGGACCCCCCGCGCGCCGGCGCGGGCAAGCAGACGGTCCGCCACGTCACGGGCCTCTCGGCGCGCCGCATCGCGTACGTGGCCTGCGACCCGGCGGCCCTGGCCCGCGACCTCGGCTACTTCAAGGAGAACGGCTACAAGGTCCGCACCCTCCGCGTCTTCGACCTCTTCCCGATGACGCACCACGTGGAGTGCGTGGCGATCCTGGAGCCGGTCACCAAGGGCGCCTGA
- a CDS encoding GmrSD restriction endonuclease domain-containing protein, translating into MQAKETLFADLVQGRAQQFQVPLYQRTYSWTEKQLGQLWSDILEQAELIESGEPASTHFLGSVVLAPSPQNEATFPRWLVVDGQQRLTTLSLALAAIRDHVAGSQPDEAERIDEEYLINKRKSGDDHFRLLPTQADRSQFASHIRGHEAATTVGGSVANAYQFFRRKLVAVGDPAASQDVFRIEQAITSRLTLVAVTAERGDNVHRIFESLNNTGLKLSQADLLRNYLFMRLPTRGEHVYETRWLPMQASLSNDELEQLMWLQLVLDGDDRVRRQDLYTAQQQRFERRETGEEAIEAYIRELHRLSSLFRRLIHPEEEPDQLVRAHLHRLNEWQSQVTYPALMLLLDRRERGDLDSAETARSLSYIESFLVRRMICRVPTNNLNRIFQALPGQLPRDLPVADGLRQLLSSENRFWPDDDELREKVRTAPFYQFGRWHQRKSVLQRLEESHEHPEPVDFAAAQLTIEHVMPQSPGDEWLQMLGEDVADGESTEELHARLQHTLGNLTLTAVNSELSNHPFERKQDLLHGSHLEMNRRIAATESWGAKEILARADELAARAIGLWPAPLRGVGRAERSRDWQLAHQVLAALPHGTWTSYGDLAAFIGSGAQAVGNHLADTAGVVNAYRVLTADGKVADGFRWAPEEAGGNVRSRLTADGIHFTGSGAADPAQRLTADDLALLLGGTGDDVDGAETTERADTGGPGEQTRAERFFHQLNVDDSPETGEAVRDVFAHWEELGGWIGHGSGRVTTSAFLMLGDAGSPGRGIWPLTLYPGSGRGGTAEVVFQHLAGREPFTDRALRSELLRRLNEMEGVDIPEGRLDLRPNIRLSLLEKEANRERLFEALAWFRDRWEARDPS; encoded by the coding sequence ATGCAGGCGAAGGAAACCCTGTTCGCCGATCTTGTGCAGGGAAGGGCCCAGCAGTTCCAGGTGCCCCTGTACCAGCGGACGTATTCCTGGACGGAGAAGCAGCTGGGTCAGCTGTGGAGCGACATTCTGGAGCAGGCCGAACTGATCGAATCCGGGGAGCCGGCGAGCACCCACTTCCTCGGTTCCGTCGTGCTTGCACCGTCCCCGCAGAACGAGGCGACTTTCCCCCGCTGGCTCGTTGTCGACGGTCAGCAGCGACTCACGACGCTCTCCCTCGCCCTGGCAGCGATCCGTGATCACGTCGCCGGGTCCCAGCCCGACGAGGCGGAGCGCATTGACGAGGAATACCTCATCAACAAGCGCAAAAGCGGCGACGACCACTTTCGTCTGCTGCCGACCCAGGCCGACCGGTCCCAGTTCGCCTCACACATCCGTGGCCACGAGGCGGCAACGACCGTCGGAGGCAGCGTGGCCAACGCCTACCAGTTCTTCCGCCGCAAGCTCGTGGCCGTCGGCGATCCGGCGGCATCCCAGGACGTGTTCCGCATAGAGCAGGCCATCACGTCACGCCTCACCCTCGTCGCGGTAACCGCTGAACGCGGCGACAACGTGCACCGCATCTTCGAGTCGCTCAACAACACCGGTCTCAAGCTCAGCCAGGCGGACTTGCTGCGCAACTACCTGTTCATGCGGCTGCCCACCCGAGGGGAGCACGTCTACGAGACCCGCTGGCTGCCGATGCAGGCGAGCCTGAGCAACGACGAGCTCGAACAGCTCATGTGGCTGCAACTCGTACTCGACGGGGACGACCGGGTCCGCCGCCAAGACCTCTACACGGCCCAGCAGCAGCGCTTCGAGCGACGGGAGACGGGCGAGGAAGCCATCGAGGCGTACATCCGGGAGCTGCACCGGCTCAGTTCTCTCTTCCGGCGGCTGATCCACCCCGAGGAGGAACCGGACCAGCTGGTCCGCGCCCACCTGCACCGCCTGAACGAGTGGCAGTCCCAGGTCACGTATCCGGCACTCATGCTGTTGCTCGACCGCCGCGAGCGCGGGGATCTGGACTCCGCCGAAACGGCCCGATCCTTGTCGTACATCGAGAGCTTCCTCGTCCGCCGGATGATCTGCCGGGTGCCGACGAACAACCTCAACAGGATCTTCCAGGCATTGCCCGGACAGCTTCCCCGCGATCTCCCTGTGGCCGACGGCCTGCGCCAACTCCTCTCCTCCGAAAACCGGTTCTGGCCCGACGACGACGAACTGCGCGAGAAGGTCCGGACCGCCCCGTTCTACCAGTTCGGGCGCTGGCACCAGCGCAAGTCGGTACTACAGCGCCTGGAAGAGAGCCACGAGCATCCGGAACCGGTGGACTTCGCGGCCGCGCAGCTCACCATCGAGCACGTCATGCCGCAGTCCCCTGGCGACGAATGGCTGCAGATGCTGGGCGAGGACGTGGCGGACGGGGAGAGCACGGAGGAGCTGCACGCCCGGCTGCAGCACACTCTCGGGAATCTGACGCTCACCGCGGTCAACTCAGAACTTTCCAACCATCCGTTCGAGCGCAAGCAGGATCTCCTCCACGGCAGCCACCTGGAGATGAACCGCCGTATCGCGGCCACCGAGAGTTGGGGGGCGAAGGAGATTCTGGCTCGCGCCGACGAGCTCGCCGCCCGCGCGATCGGTCTGTGGCCGGCTCCCCTTCGTGGGGTGGGCAGGGCCGAGCGCAGCCGGGACTGGCAGCTGGCCCACCAGGTACTGGCTGCGCTCCCCCACGGGACGTGGACCTCCTACGGCGATCTCGCAGCCTTCATCGGCTCCGGCGCCCAGGCCGTCGGCAACCACTTGGCGGACACTGCGGGTGTCGTAAACGCGTACCGGGTCTTGACGGCCGACGGCAAGGTAGCCGACGGCTTCCGGTGGGCGCCCGAGGAAGCGGGAGGAAACGTCCGATCCCGACTGACCGCCGACGGCATCCACTTCACCGGGAGCGGAGCAGCTGACCCCGCTCAGCGCCTCACGGCTGACGACCTCGCCCTACTGCTTGGGGGTACCGGTGACGACGTGGACGGTGCGGAGACCACGGAGCGCGCCGATACGGGGGGCCCGGGCGAGCAGACGCGCGCCGAGCGTTTCTTCCATCAGTTGAACGTCGACGACTCCCCCGAAACAGGTGAAGCGGTACGTGACGTCTTCGCCCACTGGGAGGAGCTCGGCGGCTGGATCGGGCACGGCTCAGGGCGCGTCACCACCAGTGCCTTCCTGATGCTCGGCGACGCGGGCAGTCCGGGCCGCGGCATCTGGCCGCTCACCCTCTACCCGGGCAGCGGGCGCGGCGGCACGGCGGAGGTCGTGTTCCAGCATCTGGCCGGCCGGGAGCCGTTCACCGACCGCGCGCTGCGCTCCGAACTGCTCCGGCGTCTCAACGAAATGGAGGGCGTCGACATCCCGGAGGGCAGGCTGGACCTGCGTCCGAACATCCGGCTCTCCCTGCTGGAGAAGGAAGCCAACCGCGAGCGCCTCTTCGAGGCCCTGGCGTGGTTCCGGGACCGCTGGGAGGCGCGGGACCCGTCCTGA
- a CDS encoding UvrD-helicase domain-containing protein gives MSSAVRTQVAVAPQANEDMRRLDPATKNAVGDFVRRLRADRSNRALRLVPLREAGANGRLYLATLDGSRMGLFLETEENRFNLLAVRVGATARDELARLTVEINAVSGGVELVDQSEVSANVVALPVRPEPDAGGHEEAPAASADGADGSVPSPRSLSVPLFARYPDSELVGLGVIASLLPTLRRVTDGRQLEALLSHNLPGLTRDVLLALHDGMEPDAVREHITSKWQAEEAVDPHDWARAARRPVSQVSTEDAAVLDALGDTFDAWRLFLHPEQQRLATASFKGSAKVTGGPGTGKTVVALHRVRHLVAQLPPGRTRPVLLTTYNTNLASDLKDRLHRLGGDELLSRVDIKSVDQLAREVVEQQPTAVLGTPLGDEEALNLWHTVCTEAGIFDYDAEFLDSEFKHVILAQGCGNDRLYFRAERKGRGKLQREERRQVWQLVEMYRAHLAQPPRRTTYALIADEAARIEERRMAKSAEQARYKAEHGGLDVIHREAGSGMWLKPRYQHVIVDEAQDLSASHWRMLRAMVAPGPNDIFLVGDAHQRIYSHQVVLGRFGISTPGRASRRLTLNYRTTREILGSAHGLVHGEAFDDLDDGADTLDGYRSVLTGLAPQYWRAPDWQTEMRAVATLLKERHDRYGTPYAAMAVSVPDKAAVTQLAYTLASAPFFIPAAEIGRDGPRDTDTVRIGTMHRFKGLEFQRVFLAGVSEGLVPHQRIEAFRLANPARYRQEQQRARSLLFVAATRARDELVVTWNGKASRFLPEDADRQAGRAAELLAGDGPPSGSAAA, from the coding sequence ATGAGCAGTGCGGTCAGGACTCAGGTCGCCGTCGCGCCGCAGGCGAACGAGGACATGCGGCGCCTGGATCCGGCAACGAAGAACGCGGTGGGCGACTTCGTCCGCAGGCTGCGGGCGGACCGCTCCAACCGCGCCCTGCGCCTCGTTCCGCTGCGCGAGGCGGGGGCGAACGGGCGGCTGTACCTCGCCACGCTCGACGGCAGCCGGATGGGCCTGTTCCTGGAGACGGAGGAAAACCGCTTCAACCTGCTCGCCGTCCGCGTCGGGGCGACCGCCCGGGACGAGCTGGCCCGACTGACCGTGGAGATCAACGCCGTCTCGGGCGGCGTCGAGCTCGTCGACCAGAGCGAGGTCAGCGCCAACGTCGTCGCTCTGCCGGTACGGCCGGAACCTGACGCCGGCGGGCACGAGGAGGCCCCGGCCGCATCTGCCGACGGCGCCGACGGGTCCGTTCCCTCACCACGGTCCCTGTCCGTCCCGCTCTTCGCCCGCTACCCGGACTCCGAACTCGTCGGCCTGGGAGTCATCGCCTCCCTCCTCCCCACGCTGCGTCGGGTCACGGACGGCCGACAGCTGGAAGCGCTGCTGTCCCACAACCTTCCCGGGCTCACCCGCGACGTGTTGCTGGCTCTGCACGACGGCATGGAGCCGGACGCGGTCCGCGAACACATCACCAGCAAGTGGCAGGCCGAGGAAGCCGTCGATCCGCACGACTGGGCCAGGGCCGCGCGCCGGCCGGTATCCCAGGTCAGCACGGAGGACGCGGCGGTCCTCGATGCTCTCGGCGACACTTTCGACGCCTGGCGGCTGTTCCTCCACCCCGAACAGCAGCGGCTGGCCACGGCTTCCTTCAAGGGGTCCGCCAAGGTCACGGGAGGCCCCGGCACGGGCAAGACCGTCGTCGCACTGCACCGGGTCCGGCACCTCGTCGCGCAGCTGCCGCCGGGAAGGACCCGCCCGGTGCTTCTGACGACGTACAACACCAACCTCGCCTCCGATCTGAAGGACCGGCTCCACCGCCTCGGCGGTGACGAGCTGTTGAGCCGGGTCGACATCAAGTCCGTTGACCAGCTGGCTCGCGAAGTGGTCGAGCAGCAGCCCACTGCCGTCCTCGGTACTCCGCTGGGCGACGAGGAGGCCTTGAACCTCTGGCACACCGTGTGCACGGAGGCCGGAATCTTCGACTACGACGCGGAGTTCCTGGACTCGGAATTCAAGCACGTCATCCTCGCCCAGGGCTGCGGAAACGACCGGCTGTACTTCCGAGCCGAACGCAAGGGCCGGGGCAAGCTGCAGCGTGAAGAGCGCCGGCAGGTGTGGCAGCTGGTCGAAATGTATCGGGCGCATCTGGCTCAGCCGCCGCGCCGGACCACGTACGCGCTCATCGCGGACGAAGCGGCCCGGATCGAGGAGCGCCGCATGGCCAAGTCTGCGGAGCAGGCCCGTTACAAGGCGGAACACGGCGGCCTCGACGTCATCCACCGCGAGGCGGGCAGCGGCATGTGGCTGAAGCCCCGCTACCAGCACGTCATCGTGGACGAGGCGCAGGACCTGTCCGCATCGCACTGGCGCATGCTGCGCGCGATGGTGGCACCGGGACCGAACGACATCTTCCTGGTGGGTGACGCACACCAGCGCATCTACTCGCACCAAGTGGTGCTGGGCAGGTTCGGCATCAGCACCCCGGGCCGGGCATCGAGGCGACTGACGCTCAACTACCGCACCACGCGGGAGATCCTCGGCAGCGCACACGGCCTGGTGCACGGCGAGGCATTCGACGACCTCGACGACGGGGCCGACACGCTGGACGGGTATCGCTCCGTACTCACCGGGCTCGCTCCGCAGTACTGGCGCGCACCGGACTGGCAGACGGAGATGCGGGCGGTCGCCACCCTGCTCAAGGAGCGACACGACCGCTACGGCACTCCCTACGCAGCCATGGCCGTCAGCGTCCCCGACAAGGCAGCCGTGACCCAGCTCGCCTACACCCTGGCCTCCGCGCCGTTCTTCATTCCGGCCGCCGAGATCGGCCGGGACGGCCCGCGTGACACCGACACGGTGCGGATCGGCACCATGCACCGGTTCAAGGGCCTGGAGTTCCAGCGCGTATTCCTGGCCGGTGTCAGTGAAGGCCTTGTGCCGCATCAACGCATCGAGGCGTTCCGTCTGGCCAATCCGGCCCGGTACCGCCAAGAGCAGCAGCGGGCCCGCTCGCTTTTGTTCGTGGCCGCCACCCGGGCTCGCGACGAACTGGTCGTGACGTGGAACGGCAAGGCCAGCCGCTTCCTGCCCGAGGACGCGGACCGCCAGGCCGGGAGGGCAGCCGAGCTGCTGGCAGGCGACGGCCCACCGTCCGGCTCGGCAGCCGCTTAA